From the Salmo trutta chromosome 30, fSalTru1.1, whole genome shotgun sequence genome, one window contains:
- the LOC115168374 gene encoding transcription factor-like 5 protein yields MSTSTDEQQYILGGLNQDGQVDIKEIKMALVSDGNVIPGERTPTTCGEVPISVLAKVRSAVDATQERGLEAYNNGSTQLLSRPNPPARVRLEKRFNCTPCDIPRQQDVQSAALSNFLTMLHQSNEAQEAAMHPQPQKWVRSDRGNPIELSYPYGSMFNPIAGARQGYGNVPHMLDPNKHQGLIIPKNFTFSYRQDKMPDKVPCVNSPNPTEEKVWVKVEDDAVAKPAKRGRTRGTCAVKTSGVVTDSVEGRATGGAGTKKRGGPPVESSQRRERHNSKERDRRRRIRFCCDELNVLAPFCNHETDKATTLQWTTAFLKYVREVYGDSIKQEFQGTFCGKTGQRLKPSSASGQVMVRQETAEPPSTPQASEQ; encoded by the exons ATGTCAACTTCAACTGATGAGCAGCAGTACATTCTCGGCGGCTTGAACCAAGATGGACAGGTTGACATCAAGGAAATTAAAATGGCATTGGTCAGTGACGGGAACGTTATACCTGGAGAACGGACCCCCACCACTTGCGGTGAAGTCCCCATCTCCGTGTTGGCGAAAGTCAGGAGTGCAGTGGATGCGACCCAAGAACGTGGCTTGGAAGCATACAACAACGGTAGCACACAGCTATTGTCCAGGCCCAACCCACCCGCCCGAGTTCGCTTGGAGAAGAGGTTCAACTGCACCCCCTGTGACATCCCCAGACAACAGGACGTGCAATCAGCAGCTCTTAGCAA TTTTTTGACAATGCTTCATCAATCTAATGAGGCGCAAGAAGCAGCAATGCATCCACAACCACAGAAGTGGGTGAGGTCAGATCGGggcaaccctattgagctgtcaTACCCATATGGAAGCATGTTCAACCCCATCGCTGGCGCCCGTCAA GGATATGGGAATGTCCCTCATATGCTTGACCCCAATAAGCATCAAGGGTTGATCATTCCAAAGAACTTCACATTCAGCTATCGGCAAGACAAGATGCCTGACAAAGTTCCATGCGTCAACAGCCCCAACCCAACAGAGGAGAAAGTTTGGGTGAAGGTGGAAG ATGATGCTGTGGCGAAGCCTGCTAAACGCGGTAGGACCCGTGGAACGTGTGCTGTCAAAACCTCTGGCGTTGTCACAGACTCAGTGGAGGGAAGAGCAACTGGAGGAGCAGGCACGAAAAAGAGAGGAGGGCCGCCAGTGGAAAGTAGCCAgcgcagagagagacacaacagCAAGGAGCGGGACCGCAG GAGGAGGATCCGCTTCTGCTGTGATGAGCTGAATGTGCTGGCGCCATTCTGTAACCACGAGACGGACAAAGCCACCACCCTGCAATGGACCACCGCCTTCCTCAAGTACGTCAGAGAGGTGTACGGGGACTCCATCAAACAG GAGTTCCAGGGCACATTCTGTGGCAAGACTGGTCAGCGGCTCAAGCCCAGCAGTGCCTCAGGCCAGGTCATGGTCCGCCAGGAGACAGCAGAGCCACCTAGCACCCCACAGGCATCGGAGCAGTAA